AAATACCCACTGTGGGAATAGTCCTGTTTTCCTCTCTCAGACGTGAGGAGTGATTTAATTCAGCAGGACTATTTCTTGTGGAGATGAAACACTACACTTACTGTGGCAATGAATGTGGTTTCTTGTGGTTTGCAGTTCTGTAGACAATTAATGTTCCTGTTGGTATGAACGATAGCTTTCTTTTCATGGCTCAATCTACTTAAGAGGGGAATCAATACCCTCACTGTATTTCTTCTTACTGAGCTGTGAAGTGAATTCCTAATCTCAGATATGTTTATTGCTCAGGTCCTGTGCTGGCCTCCAGGCAGGAGATGGCTGCGTGGTGTGTCATAGTCCTGCGTGGGTGAAGGACATCCAAATCAACAGGCAACTCAGCAGCATCGTACAGCTCTTCTGTGATTTAGAGTCCCTGCTCAATCCCGTAAAACAACCAGGTAGATTTTAGCTATATATGTTGTGGCTCGACCGCATAATTAACAAATTATCATCTCAAATCCATGTCTTTCATTCATTATCTTTCTCACCACGCTCATCTTCCCACACCCCTTTCTATCAGTTGTTGACCGAAACGTTTAAACATTTTCCTCCACTAATCTTATCTCTGAATGACAGTATTAGTGACTTGCTCCTTGGTTTATTGTATTTATCGCCCATCCAGCATCCAGGTAATGACAGTGACTATGCAATACAAATAACCACATTAGTGTTTAGTCTGCAAGTTGATCTCAGCTTTAATAAAGAACTTTAGGGTAGCTTTCTAAGCAccatacttaaaatgtgaacataTCTGCAGGTTGCTATTGAAATTTGCACATAAATAATGGGGTCTGCTTCTGTCAGATGTCTGTATTATTAGTTGACTATGCATAATGAAGTGTGGGGTTGTGTCTTTTAGTCTCAATGGGTGGTGTTATTACAAATACAAAAGGTTTTTTTGGCAGCAATTCACATTGAAAACTgatatacaagaatgaaggaatgttttgtgttaaatgtgttttttcttcctttgttttttcGTATTTCAACGCAGACTCCTCTGTGGGTGAGATTCAAACACAGCCTGAGagctccatttttaaaaataagaaaaacttcAAGATCTGGTTCAGTCCCCGTAGCCGTAAGGTACGCTGCACCATGGAGAAGCCTTCAGACGCCACTGTAGCAGACAGCGGGACTCCTGgaaaaacagctgcagcacagcTAAGCACCCTTACTGCTCAACGGCAGGACCTGTCAGTTTTCAATTTCACCTTGTCCTCCCAAGACTCcggctcttcttcttcttctcagagATGCCTCAGcgaaaacagaaacaggaagaagaggtcaaataagaaaaatgacacCAGCAGGAGTGTGGTGGTGCAAGGAGCCAGCAGATCCACACGTAAACAGACTAAGCAGAATATGAAGAAGAAGATGCTTGAGGCTATAAACCAGAAATGGGGAATTACGGAGCAGGTACATGCCTCATCTGAAAACGAGCAGCCCAGTGCTGACGGGGCAAGAAGGTCCAGTAAAAGGGTTTCTTTTCTAACCCCTCCTGTCACCTCTGATGAGCCTCAGCCTGAAGTGGCAAAGGGGAGTGCTAATGAACTCAGTCCTACCAGAAGCACAAGGAGAGAGAGTCTCTCAGGGGGCAGCATCACTGTACTGAATTACCAAACTCAGCCCGGACAAAGCATGTCGAACAGTGGTGTTCAGGATGACAAAGTGTCAGCAAGTGACCCCAACCCAAAAGACAGTCCCGAAAGACAGGGCACCTTATCTCCAACAGAGCTTTCCTCAAAAAGATCCAGAGTGGCGGAGAAAAACTGCACCTTGGAAAGCACTCCAAAAAGACCAAGGGCTTCTCCAGGCCGAAGGAGAAAATCAGTGGGTCAGATGTCTCCAGCTGTCCTTAATCCTTTATCTTTGACTAGCCCCCGGTGTGATAAGAATACCAAAACCTCTAGAGGAGAAGTGGGAAGCAGCCCCTCTGCCTTACACATCATGATCAATGAAAGCCACAGAAAATCTCCCTGTTCTCCTGGTGCATCTGGTGGACGGCCCAGCTCGGGAAGCCCTGCAGTTATGAAGAGGAACCACAAGGGAGAGACCCCGCTGCATCTGGCTGCAATAAAGGTCAAGAGCTTTTTGAATAATTCACCCTATTTACTTCACTCTATTTCCTGCTACATTCTAGAAATGCAAATTTTTCTGAGGTAGAATGACAGCAAAATGAACCAAAGCAAGTATGCACTACATTCTAATTAAACTGGGTGTTTAAATGTAAACCTAGACAAATAAGTTAGTTTAATCAGTCCTTCGTAGGGTTCAACAGCAATTAGAATGATGAAAATGAATTATGAATGCAGGCTACAAACATGGCcttttatattcctcattgttTTTAGGTTCTTTTacatagaataaaataattaaatgtattCCTTTCCTGTGGAGGTGAACATTTTAGTCTTTCAAAGATCAGACAGCCGTGCTCGTGCGTGTTGAGAATACACCGTCTTACAGTAATCCTTGTAAACATAGTCGTAATCCCCCCCCCCTGGATCCCCGACAAGGTAATCAATGGCTTACTGTGGAATCTGATTGATAAATTGTGGAGCTTTGGTTCACTGGGATCAGCTGCTGTATTTGAAGGTTTGCATTTAAGGGTCTGCAATTCTGACCTcacgttttttgttttctctcgcCCCTGCAGGGAGATGTAGAAGCTGTCAAGGAACTGCTGGACCAGGGGGCTGACCCCAACCTGAAAGATAACGCTGGGTGGACACCTCTGGTAAGTGATACATACCAAAGCTTTATCTTTTGAGTGGAAATGTCTCTGTGACAAAATGTTTCATCAACAAAACAGCAGTTGTTCAGGTGTAATCGTTTTTCTACACtatcaaggttttttttttcatgtgatgaAAGAGATTTCTGGTGTTTCTTGTCAATATCATGAGCTATTGTCAGTTTTACCCACAGCGATTTCATGGTTTGCCAGACATTTAGAGAAAAGCTTTTTCCACACATAGGTTTTTCACATACACTGTGACTTTTCTTCTGCAGTTACATTTTGCTGTTTAACATGTATCATGTTCTCTTATAAGCCAACATGCACAGACTCTGTGGTACATTAGAACGCAAgctaaaagttaaaaattttTTCTGCATCCTCACACTTGTTTCTTCTAtgcatttggttgtttttgctaTTTCTCTTTGCTTTAAGAGAATCTTGAGCTACAAGCATTAAGTTTGTCTTTTAGTttagacttttttaaaatataaagtaaaCTATCCGTACTGTTCAAATCAAtgtgaaacacaacaacaaagagcCTGGTGTATTTATAATATATGGAAATTGCATCCATGTGTGTAATCTAACTACCACTTTACTAACAGTAGAATAAGAATATCTTAAAGGCTGTGATAGAGCTCAGGAGTCAGCTTGATGTCCAATttgtaacaaatgatttaactgcacCTTATAAACTGGGATTTGAGTGTGACAGCTCACTTGTCTGAAATTAGGAAAAGTAGGCTGTGCGACCTGCCTTTAGATCCCTAttgatcctgtctccatgtcaagattaatttataattaaaattgactaatgaagttactgctgttgtgCCACATGCTTTGCTTACTTTGGAGAcactcatatggatcctgcagctgtctgatgctgcacatACTTTATAAACTATGCTTTATAAAGCAGGAAAGGCCCCTTCAAACTGCTGGAAGCAACATACTTAACTTCAGCTACCGTTAACCCATATTACATTTGTTATTGGTGAGTCTCAATCTAATCATACCTGTTGCAGTCTGTCTACATTATATTACGTTTTTTATGAACATTTCAGTTGGTAGTAGATATAAATGTAGAGCAAAATGAATGGGAAAGGTGTTTTGTGATCTTGGC
This DNA window, taken from Amphiprion ocellaris isolate individual 3 ecotype Okinawa chromosome 11, ASM2253959v1, whole genome shotgun sequence, encodes the following:
- the bard1 gene encoding BRCA1-associated RING domain protein 1, coding for MDDNVGVQMKDWENTKEAVANFRRLLLCSKCSSLMKEPVCLGMCEHMLCRSCAGLQAGDGCVVCHSPAWVKDIQINRQLSSIVQLFCDLESLLNPVKQPDSSVGEIQTQPESSIFKNKKNFKIWFSPRSRKVRCTMEKPSDATVADSGTPGKTAAAQLSTLTAQRQDLSVFNFTLSSQDSGSSSSSQRCLSENRNRKKRSNKKNDTSRSVVVQGASRSTRKQTKQNMKKKMLEAINQKWGITEQVHASSENEQPSADGARRSSKRVSFLTPPVTSDEPQPEVAKGSANELSPTRSTRRESLSGGSITVLNYQTQPGQSMSNSGVQDDKVSASDPNPKDSPERQGTLSPTELSSKRSRVAEKNCTLESTPKRPRASPGRRRKSVGQMSPAVLNPLSLTSPRCDKNTKTSRGEVGSSPSALHIMINESHRKSPCSPGASGGRPSSGSPAVMKRNHKGETPLHLAAIKGDVEAVKELLDQGADPNLKDNAGWTPLHEACNLGHLAVVEVLISRGALLNTPGYENDSPLHDAVRNGHPAIVKLLVQFGASQNVLNLYGKRPADYAVSLEMLEIFQEASEGTQYANAHTSRSPSASLTVVNECVRRDQSVMFLATKLSRAEQHKLAKLGPLLGGRTADAFSGSVSHVVVPEGQMPTTYSTLLGVLAGCWVVRYSWVEACLQAGQWMPEAEHEAGEGPQRSRINRCSLLPPLFDGCFFFLLGSFKAPAKDELTRLIREGGGQLLSRQPKPDSDVTQTLSAAAYHALPGSDQALCTQYVIFDPQGPHKPAVVRRGKVWSAPSTWIINCIAAFRLLPVADPQMLV